The Desulfohalovibrio reitneri genome contains a region encoding:
- a CDS encoding bifunctional cobalt-precorrin-7 (C(5))-methyltransferase/cobalt-precorrin-6B (C(15))-methyltransferase → MNKIDVVGLGLNPGKAPEGVRELAARAEVLAGGKRQLDAFPDLECERVVLSSPLEETIDTLRGRAEEGKRVLVLADGDPLFYGIGRRLAEALGRNSLRIHPGVTTLQTAAARLGLPWHDIRMVSLHGRSDYAPLFAALTGKDWVAVFTDEENTPAAIARAMMERGAEDFSMWVFEDLDSESERVGTYHLRHVAMERFSSLNLVVLERIRSPRVQLRLGIPDEDFAHEAGLITKWQVRAVGLAALAIQPSSTVWDLGAGSGSVAIEAAFLAREGRVEAVEREPERFEQLKENVRRTGAWLVRPVRGEAPACLDELPDPDRIFIGGGLGEGDDLLRAACQRLLPGGRLTAHAILLDSLSRIKAHLAELGWPHAIQQVQCSVSEPLGADERLKSGNPVFIVSARKPE, encoded by the coding sequence GTGAACAAGATCGACGTAGTGGGCCTGGGGCTGAACCCGGGCAAAGCCCCCGAAGGGGTGCGCGAACTGGCCGCCCGGGCGGAGGTGTTGGCTGGGGGGAAGCGGCAGCTTGACGCCTTTCCCGACCTTGAGTGCGAACGGGTGGTGCTCTCCTCCCCCCTGGAGGAAACCATCGACACCCTGCGCGGGCGCGCCGAGGAAGGCAAACGGGTGTTGGTGCTGGCCGACGGAGACCCCCTCTTCTACGGCATCGGCCGCCGCCTGGCCGAGGCCCTGGGCAGGAACAGCCTGCGCATCCATCCCGGCGTGACCACCCTGCAGACAGCGGCCGCCCGGCTTGGTCTGCCCTGGCACGACATCCGCATGGTCTCCCTGCACGGCCGCTCGGACTACGCTCCCCTTTTCGCCGCCCTCACCGGCAAGGACTGGGTGGCCGTCTTCACCGACGAGGAGAACACCCCCGCCGCCATAGCCCGCGCCATGATGGAACGCGGGGCCGAGGACTTCTCCATGTGGGTCTTCGAGGACCTGGACAGCGAGTCGGAGCGTGTGGGCACCTACCACCTGCGCCACGTGGCCATGGAGCGGTTCTCCAGCCTGAACCTGGTGGTGCTTGAGCGCATCCGCTCGCCGCGCGTGCAGTTGCGCCTGGGCATCCCGGACGAGGACTTCGCCCACGAGGCCGGGCTGATCACCAAGTGGCAGGTGCGGGCAGTGGGACTGGCCGCCCTGGCCATCCAGCCCTCCTCCACGGTTTGGGACCTGGGCGCCGGCTCCGGCTCTGTGGCCATCGAGGCCGCTTTCCTGGCCCGCGAAGGCCGGGTGGAGGCGGTGGAGCGCGAACCGGAGCGGTTCGAGCAGCTCAAGGAGAACGTGCGCCGCACCGGTGCCTGGCTGGTCCGCCCGGTGCGGGGCGAGGCCCCGGCCTGCCTGGACGAGCTGCCCGACCCCGACCGCATCTTCATCGGCGGCGGCCTGGGCGAGGGGGACGACCTGCTGCGCGCCGCCTGCCAGCGGCTGCTGCCCGGCGGACGGCTGACGGCCCATGCCATCCTGCTGGACTCGCTGAGCCGCATCAAGGCGCACTTGGCCGAGTTGGGCTGGCCCCACGCCATCCAGCAGGTGCAGTGCAGCGTGTCCGAGCCGCTGGGCGCGGACGAACGGCTGAAGAGCGGCAACCCGGTCTTCATCGTCAGCGCGCGCAAGCCGGAGTGA
- the cbiD gene encoding cobalt-precorrin-5B (C(1))-methyltransferase CbiD: MASAKRGELREGFTTGTAAAAAAKAAALLLLGRTLGEAVDVPLPGGGRLAVPLAGVSREGPAARGAVLKDAGDDPDVTGGARIEAIVRLTPNPLVAVEGGRGVGRATLPGLPVPPGRAAINPAPRAQIEAAVREALAGRPGGASVVVEVEGGQELARRTMNPRLGIHGGVSILGTRGTVKPFSHESWAATVSEELSVARALGCGAAFLCTGGRSLRLLRQRFPEARDEAFVQAADFFEHACAEAARLDFPRVVWGVFFGKLVKHAQGMAYTHAHSGELDFNALAALVARAGANRATAERVAGANTARQALGLLDEAAAGRLAGLLAERARGHALAFAGRPIRAEYLAFDLDGRLLHDDTKGQT; encoded by the coding sequence GTGGCATCGGCGAAGCGCGGGGAACTGCGCGAGGGATTTACCACGGGCACGGCGGCCGCAGCCGCGGCCAAGGCCGCCGCGCTGCTGCTCCTCGGCCGCACCCTCGGCGAGGCCGTGGACGTACCCCTGCCGGGCGGCGGCCGCCTGGCTGTCCCTCTGGCCGGAGTCTCCCGCGAGGGCCCCGCCGCCCGGGGCGCGGTGCTCAAGGACGCGGGCGACGACCCGGACGTCACCGGTGGCGCGCGCATCGAGGCGATTGTCCGGCTGACGCCCAACCCCCTGGTGGCGGTGGAGGGCGGACGCGGCGTGGGCCGGGCCACCCTGCCCGGCTTGCCTGTGCCCCCCGGCCGGGCGGCCATCAACCCCGCGCCCCGCGCCCAGATCGAGGCGGCCGTGCGCGAGGCCCTGGCCGGCCGGCCGGGCGGCGCCTCGGTGGTTGTGGAGGTGGAGGGCGGCCAGGAACTGGCGCGCCGCACCATGAACCCCCGCCTGGGCATCCACGGCGGGGTCTCCATCCTGGGCACCCGGGGCACGGTGAAGCCGTTTTCCCACGAGTCCTGGGCCGCCACCGTGTCCGAGGAGCTTTCCGTGGCCCGGGCCCTGGGCTGCGGCGCCGCCTTTCTCTGCACGGGCGGCCGCAGCCTCAGGCTCTTGCGCCAGCGTTTTCCCGAGGCCCGCGACGAGGCCTTCGTCCAGGCGGCCGACTTCTTCGAGCACGCCTGCGCCGAGGCCGCCCGGCTGGACTTCCCCCGCGTCGTTTGGGGGGTCTTCTTCGGCAAGCTGGTCAAGCATGCCCAAGGCATGGCATATACCCACGCCCACAGCGGAGAACTGGATTTCAACGCCCTGGCCGCGTTGGTGGCCCGGGCCGGGGCCAACCGCGCCACCGCCGAACGCGTGGCCGGGGCCAACACCGCCCGGCAGGCCCTGGGCCTGCTGGACGAGGCCGCCGCCGGCCGCCTGGCCGGGCTGCTGGCGGAGCGGGCCAGGGGCCACGCCCTGGCCTTCGCCGGACGGCCCATCCGCGCGGAGTATTTGGCTTTCGACTTGGACGGGCGGCTTCTGCACGACGACACAAAGGGACAGACGTGA
- a CDS encoding DUF3568 family protein yields MRRQYGLPLLLVAMLLLSGCAAVIAGTAAVAGTWAYMDGWLKRDYYASVENTLEASALACEDMGYRVTDRSFEPDEAEVRAENDEERVWVDIDWIAPGTVTVAIRVGWLGDKEASRQIHKKIEERL; encoded by the coding sequence ATGCGACGCCAATACGGACTTCCCCTTCTTCTCGTGGCCATGCTCCTGCTCTCCGGCTGCGCCGCGGTCATCGCGGGCACGGCGGCCGTGGCCGGAACATGGGCCTACATGGACGGCTGGCTCAAGCGCGACTACTACGCCTCGGTGGAGAACACCCTGGAGGCCTCGGCCCTGGCCTGCGAGGACATGGGCTACCGGGTCACGGACCGTTCCTTCGAGCCGGACGAGGCCGAGGTGCGCGCCGAGAACGATGAGGAACGTGTCTGGGTGGACATCGACTGGATCGCGCCCGGCACCGTGACCGTGGCCATCCGCGTGGGCTGGCTGGGCGACAAGGAGGCATCGCGGCAGATCCACAAGAAGATCGAGGAACGGCTCTAG
- a CDS encoding cobyrinate a,c-diamide synthase: protein MRGVVVAGTRSGCGKTSAALGLAAALSRRGLRVAPFKCGPDFIDPGFLEAASGRPCHNLDSWMCGPGGVREIFARHVQGADVAVIEGAMGLFDGFGLTEEGSAAHTAKLLGLPVLLAADASAMARSAAAMVRGYLDFDPELAFCGVLLNRVGSPRHGEILRQALAQSGIDLPVGILLRDEGLAAPSRHLGLVQAEEHLNPSRLGALAEWVESSLDLDSLLDTLPECDPAPSADPEPAPPRARIGLAWDPAFRFYYHENLRLLRAAGAELVPFSPVADRRPPENLDGLYLGGGYPELHGLRLSDNASMRRAVRGLAESGLPIYAECGGFMFLMDSLVMDTGQLCRMCGLFPYRATMNARFSALGYRAVETRQDSILGPAGTLARGHEFHYSSIPEETYRQATLFSTADRNGPREGPEGFTRHQTAASYIHLHFGSNPALAANFVTACAKGAD, encoded by the coding sequence ATGCGCGGCGTGGTTGTGGCCGGAACCCGCAGCGGTTGCGGAAAGACCTCGGCCGCCCTCGGTCTGGCGGCGGCCTTGTCCCGCCGCGGCCTGCGGGTGGCCCCCTTCAAGTGCGGTCCGGACTTCATAGACCCCGGCTTCCTGGAAGCGGCCTCGGGACGCCCCTGCCACAACCTCGACTCCTGGATGTGCGGCCCCGGCGGCGTGCGGGAAATCTTCGCCCGCCACGTCCAGGGTGCGGACGTGGCCGTCATCGAGGGGGCCATGGGCCTGTTCGACGGCTTCGGCCTCACCGAGGAGGGGTCCGCCGCCCACACCGCCAAACTGTTGGGGCTGCCCGTGCTGCTGGCCGCGGACGCCTCGGCCATGGCCCGCTCGGCCGCGGCCATGGTGCGCGGCTACCTGGACTTCGACCCGGAACTCGCCTTTTGCGGCGTGCTCCTCAACCGCGTGGGCTCCCCCCGCCACGGCGAGATTCTCCGCCAAGCCCTGGCCCAGTCCGGCATCGACCTGCCGGTGGGCATCCTGCTGCGCGACGAGGGGCTGGCCGCTCCCTCGCGCCACTTGGGGCTGGTGCAGGCCGAGGAGCACCTGAACCCGTCCCGCCTGGGTGCCCTGGCCGAATGGGTGGAGTCCTCCCTGGATCTGGACTCCCTGCTCGACACCCTGCCGGAGTGCGACCCAGCCCCGTCCGCCGACCCCGAGCCCGCCCCGCCACGGGCGCGCATCGGCTTGGCCTGGGACCCGGCCTTCCGTTTCTACTACCACGAAAACCTGCGGCTGCTGCGGGCGGCGGGCGCGGAACTGGTGCCCTTCTCCCCGGTGGCCGACCGCCGCCCCCCGGAGAACCTGGACGGCCTGTACCTGGGCGGAGGCTACCCAGAGCTGCACGGCCTGCGCCTGTCGGACAACGCCTCCATGCGCCGGGCGGTGCGCGGCCTGGCTGAGTCCGGCCTGCCCATCTACGCCGAGTGCGGCGGCTTCATGTTCCTCATGGACTCCCTGGTCATGGACACCGGACAACTGTGCCGCATGTGCGGCCTCTTCCCCTACCGGGCCACCATGAACGCCCGCTTCTCGGCCCTTGGCTACCGGGCCGTGGAAACGCGACAGGACTCCATCCTCGGCCCCGCCGGAACCCTGGCGCGGGGACACGAATTCCATTACTCCTCCATCCCGGAGGAGACCTACCGCCAGGCCACCCTCTTCAGCACAGCCGACCGCAACGGCCCCAGAGAGGGGCCCGAAGGCTTCACCCGCCACCAAACGGCGGCTTCCTACATTCACTTGCATTTCGGTTCCAACCCCGCGCTGGCCGCCAATTTCGTGACCGCCTGCGCCAAAGGGGCCGACTAA
- a CDS encoding FliI/YscN family ATPase, with product MDPKGCLRLFEAVEPSITYGKVSKVVGLIAEGRGIKAPLGSVCSLLPEDDSAPIPAEVVGFRDGALLFMPYSELRGTRPGSLIRNSATPPLMPVGEQYLGRAVDAFGQPMDKGEPVTPGDYNPLYCEPPNPLDRPRISEPLDVGVRAINSLLTLGKGQRVGIMAGSGVGKSTLLGMMARYTKADVNVICLVGERGREVVEFMERDLGPEGMKRSVLVIATSDTSPLIRMRCAYAATSMAEHFRDQGKDVLLMMDSVTRFCMAGREVGLAAGEPPTRGGYTPSVFSALPKLLERAGRSGKGSITGIYTVLVDGDDLTEPIADATRSILDGHVVLTRELADQGHYPSIDVLRSVSRLRTDITSTQEQAAGRVLVRNLSTYRRVEDMVNIGAYQRGANPEIDKALDLVGPINKFLTQLVEEQSSIEDSMQQMVELAATADPSVAKQGNGQKQGQGKQQNQQQNGQNKQQGQKKQQPADPQFKRSS from the coding sequence ATGGACCCCAAGGGATGCCTGCGGCTCTTCGAGGCCGTGGAGCCGTCCATCACCTACGGCAAGGTCAGCAAGGTCGTGGGCCTCATCGCCGAGGGGCGCGGCATCAAGGCCCCCCTTGGTTCGGTCTGCTCCTTGCTGCCCGAGGACGACTCCGCGCCCATCCCGGCGGAGGTGGTCGGCTTCCGCGACGGGGCGCTGCTCTTCATGCCCTACTCGGAACTGCGCGGCACCCGCCCCGGCTCGCTCATCCGCAACTCGGCCACCCCGCCGCTCATGCCCGTGGGCGAGCAGTACCTGGGCCGGGCGGTGGACGCCTTCGGCCAGCCCATGGACAAGGGCGAGCCCGTCACGCCCGGGGACTACAACCCCCTCTACTGCGAGCCGCCCAACCCCCTGGACCGGCCCCGCATCTCCGAGCCCCTGGACGTGGGTGTGCGGGCCATCAACTCCCTGCTCACCCTGGGCAAGGGGCAGCGCGTGGGCATCATGGCTGGGTCGGGTGTCGGGAAATCGACGCTTTTGGGCATGATGGCCCGCTACACCAAGGCGGACGTCAACGTCATCTGCCTGGTGGGCGAGCGCGGCCGCGAGGTGGTGGAGTTCATGGAGCGCGACCTGGGGCCGGAGGGCATGAAGCGCTCGGTGCTGGTCATCGCCACCTCGGACACCTCTCCCCTCATCCGCATGCGCTGCGCTTACGCCGCCACCTCCATGGCCGAGCACTTCCGCGACCAGGGCAAGGACGTGCTGCTGATGATGGACTCGGTGACGCGCTTCTGCATGGCCGGGCGCGAGGTGGGCCTGGCCGCGGGCGAACCCCCCACGCGCGGCGGCTACACCCCCTCGGTCTTTTCCGCCCTGCCCAAGCTGCTGGAGCGGGCAGGGCGCAGCGGCAAAGGCTCCATCACCGGCATCTACACCGTCCTGGTGGACGGCGACGACCTCACCGAGCCCATCGCCGACGCCACCCGCTCCATTCTGGACGGCCACGTGGTCCTCACCCGCGAGCTGGCGGACCAGGGCCACTACCCCTCCATCGACGTGCTGCGCTCCGTCTCGCGCCTGCGCACGGACATCACCTCCACCCAGGAGCAGGCCGCCGGGCGGGTGCTGGTGCGCAACCTCTCCACCTACCGCCGGGTGGAGGACATGGTGAACATCGGCGCCTACCAGCGCGGGGCCAACCCGGAAATCGACAAGGCCCTGGACCTCGTCGGCCCCATCAACAAATTCCTGACGCAGCTCGTGGAGGAGCAGTCCTCCATCGAGGACTCCATGCAACAGATGGTGGAGCTGGCCGCCACCGCCGACCCCTCCGTGGCCAAGCAGGGCAACGGCCAGAAGCAGGGGCAGGGCAAGCAGCAGAACCAGCAGCAGAACGGCCAGAACAAGCAGCAGGGCCAAAAGAAGCAGCAGCCGGCGGATCCGCAATTCAAGCGATCCTCCTGA
- a CDS encoding FliH/SctL family protein, translated as MSSSKSTGRVFLGVDTPGPEQTSLQELEGKRRPVWDESTNQELIDRVKNKATEMAKSIVAEAEQQAEQLRKEATDRGYQEGVEQAREQIEAEQTALAESVGRALTNVANQASRVWESQREDFVALIRLAVRKAVAVEYDERKEEALDKILHESLEAIDSMRQLTIRVNPDEAELVEALVNHVRDRFPALERFTVKPDQQIELGGMVIESDEGMVDNTVDTRLAQIEPLFEHLRSGEAPPFPDETKENG; from the coding sequence ATGTCTTCATCTAAGTCCACGGGCCGCGTCTTTCTGGGGGTGGACACCCCCGGCCCGGAGCAAACCTCCCTGCAGGAGCTGGAGGGCAAGCGCCGCCCGGTGTGGGACGAGAGCACCAACCAGGAACTCATCGACCGCGTCAAGAACAAGGCCACGGAGATGGCCAAGTCCATCGTGGCCGAGGCGGAACAGCAGGCGGAACAGTTGCGCAAGGAGGCCACGGACAGGGGCTATCAGGAGGGCGTTGAGCAAGCCCGCGAGCAGATCGAGGCCGAGCAGACCGCCCTGGCCGAGTCAGTGGGCCGCGCCCTGACCAACGTGGCCAACCAGGCCTCCCGCGTCTGGGAGTCCCAGCGCGAGGACTTCGTGGCCCTCATCCGCCTGGCCGTGCGCAAGGCCGTGGCCGTGGAGTACGACGAGCGCAAGGAGGAGGCCCTGGACAAGATTCTGCACGAGTCCCTGGAGGCCATCGACTCCATGCGCCAGCTGACCATCCGGGTCAACCCGGACGAGGCGGAGCTGGTGGAGGCGCTGGTCAACCACGTGCGCGACCGCTTCCCCGCCCTGGAGCGCTTCACGGTCAAGCCGGACCAACAGATCGAGCTGGGGGGCATGGTCATCGAATCGGACGAGGGCATGGTGGACAACACCGTGGACACCCGTCTGGCCCAGATAGAACCCCTTTTCGAGCACCTGCGCTCCGGCGAGGCCCCGCCCTTCCCGGACGAGACCAAGGAGAACGGCTAG
- the fliG gene encoding flagellar motor switch protein FliG, whose translation MAQQGDFTGNEKSAILLLALGEKFTSEVFKRMERNEIAAVSRSMLELESVPKEQVEEVLREFNETMAYGQELLMGGVDQVKKLLTKSLDGDTAKFIMDQLELDAGPAPFRELENVSPRILAQILRNEHPQTLALILGHLHPDQAADLLQNLPTGVRSEVLMRLAKLEAVAEDMLMEVDKVLQSQLIAMGGKEGKKVGGVNAVAEVLNAVDRQTEEEVLSEIEEESAQMAEEIRNLMFVFEDVKGLDDRSIRELLKEVANDELTTALKGASDELKEKFFKNLSERAATMIREDLEIMGPVRLSDVESAQQNIVKAVRRLEAEGRIVIGRGSGDVFI comes from the coding sequence ATGGCCCAGCAGGGCGACTTCACCGGCAACGAGAAATCGGCCATCCTGCTTCTCGCCCTGGGCGAGAAGTTCACCTCCGAGGTCTTCAAGCGCATGGAGCGCAACGAGATCGCGGCCGTCTCCAGGTCCATGCTGGAGTTGGAGAGCGTGCCCAAGGAGCAGGTCGAGGAGGTCCTACGGGAGTTCAACGAGACCATGGCCTACGGCCAGGAACTGCTCATGGGCGGCGTGGACCAGGTCAAGAAGCTGCTGACCAAGTCCCTGGACGGCGACACGGCCAAGTTCATCATGGACCAGCTGGAGCTGGACGCCGGCCCCGCGCCATTCCGCGAGCTGGAGAACGTTTCTCCGCGCATCCTGGCCCAGATCCTGCGCAACGAGCATCCCCAGACCCTGGCCCTCATCCTGGGCCACCTGCACCCGGACCAGGCCGCGGACCTGCTGCAGAACCTTCCCACCGGCGTGCGCTCCGAGGTGCTCATGCGCTTGGCCAAGCTGGAGGCCGTGGCCGAGGACATGCTCATGGAAGTTGACAAGGTGCTGCAGTCGCAACTCATCGCCATGGGCGGCAAGGAAGGCAAGAAGGTGGGCGGCGTCAACGCCGTGGCCGAAGTGCTCAACGCGGTGGACCGCCAGACCGAGGAGGAGGTCCTCTCGGAGATCGAAGAGGAATCCGCCCAGATGGCCGAGGAAATCCGCAACCTGATGTTCGTCTTCGAGGACGTCAAGGGCCTGGACGACCGCTCCATCCGCGAGCTGCTCAAGGAGGTGGCCAACGACGAGCTGACCACCGCCCTCAAGGGCGCCTCGGACGAGCTCAAGGAGAAGTTCTTCAAGAACCTCTCCGAGCGCGCCGCCACCATGATCCGCGAGGACTTGGAGATCATGGGCCCGGTGCGCCTGTCCGACGTGGAGTCGGCCCAGCAGAACATCGTCAAGGCGGTGCGCAGGCTGGAGGCCGAGGGCCGCATCGTCATCGGCCGGGGGTCCGGCGATGTCTTCATCTAA
- the fliF gene encoding flagellar basal-body MS-ring/collar protein FliF has protein sequence MSAALNNTWEKITSFWGGRTAAQRILIGGLAASVVLAFILMVYWLNQPNYKVLYSKLSPEDANRVVGVLEGQNVPHKLEDSGTTILVPADQLYDIRLKVAGEGVVHGQGMGFELFDNVQIGQTDFVQRINYQRALQGELSRTITEFPEVERARVHLAIPAKSLFIEEEAPPTASVVLQLVEGQEIEGKQVQAIVNLVASSVEGLDKSNITIADTRGQVLFQPDAEDSVSGMTMAQLDYKKQIARSLEQRIEQLLMPIVGGPGKAVARVNPKVDFSQKTITKELYDPDNTVVRSETRSSETTSGQANMEGGAPDANFRGDGFTGSLSSRESERESRTTNFEINKEEQQIVAPVGELQRLSVAVIVDGKYEKQTTEDGSTESVYVPRSEEEMQQIRELVRNAVGFDEARGDTLEVTSTSFGGPDLYTEPSLLQTMMEYMQRLGKPFLNGLLIFLFLILVVRPVVLALIKPRVAEEEVEELVGLPEAEDRLALEEGVEEEALDLQRRLENAKAQALQLSEQDMDQAVAVLKNWLKQEAA, from the coding sequence ATGTCCGCCGCCTTGAACAACACCTGGGAAAAGATAACCTCCTTCTGGGGGGGCCGGACCGCGGCCCAGCGCATCCTCATCGGCGGCCTGGCCGCCTCGGTGGTGCTGGCCTTCATCCTCATGGTCTACTGGCTGAACCAGCCCAACTACAAGGTCCTCTACAGCAAGCTCTCGCCGGAGGACGCCAACCGCGTGGTCGGCGTGCTGGAGGGCCAGAACGTCCCCCATAAGCTGGAGGACTCCGGCACCACCATCCTGGTCCCGGCGGACCAACTCTACGACATCCGCCTCAAGGTGGCCGGCGAGGGCGTGGTCCACGGGCAGGGCATGGGCTTCGAGCTGTTCGACAACGTGCAGATCGGCCAGACCGACTTCGTGCAGCGCATCAACTACCAGCGCGCCCTGCAGGGCGAGCTGTCCCGCACCATCACCGAATTCCCCGAGGTGGAGCGCGCCAGGGTGCATCTGGCCATTCCGGCCAAGAGCCTGTTCATCGAGGAGGAGGCCCCGCCCACCGCCTCGGTGGTGCTGCAGCTGGTCGAGGGCCAGGAGATCGAGGGCAAGCAGGTCCAGGCCATCGTCAACCTGGTGGCTTCCTCGGTGGAAGGGCTGGACAAGTCCAACATCACCATCGCCGACACCCGCGGCCAGGTGCTCTTCCAGCCGGACGCCGAGGATTCGGTCTCCGGCATGACCATGGCCCAGCTGGACTACAAGAAGCAGATCGCCCGCAGCCTGGAACAGCGCATCGAGCAGCTGCTCATGCCCATCGTGGGCGGCCCCGGCAAGGCCGTGGCCCGGGTAAACCCGAAGGTGGACTTCTCCCAGAAAACCATCACCAAGGAGCTGTACGACCCGGACAACACCGTGGTCCGCTCCGAGACCCGCTCCTCCGAGACCACCTCCGGCCAGGCCAACATGGAGGGCGGCGCGCCCGACGCGAACTTTCGCGGCGACGGCTTCACCGGCTCCCTGTCCTCCCGCGAGTCCGAGCGGGAGAGCCGCACCACGAACTTCGAGATCAACAAGGAAGAGCAGCAGATCGTGGCCCCGGTGGGCGAGTTGCAGCGCCTCTCCGTGGCGGTTATCGTGGACGGGAAATACGAGAAGCAAACGACGGAGGATGGCTCCACCGAGTCGGTCTACGTGCCCCGCTCCGAAGAGGAGATGCAACAGATCCGCGAGCTGGTGCGCAACGCCGTGGGCTTTGACGAGGCCAGGGGCGACACCCTGGAAGTGACCTCCACCTCCTTCGGCGGCCCGGATCTCTACACCGAACCCTCCCTGCTGCAGACCATGATGGAGTACATGCAGCGGCTGGGCAAACCGTTCCTCAACGGCCTGCTCATTTTCCTCTTCCTCATCCTGGTGGTGCGGCCGGTCGTCCTGGCCCTCATCAAGCCCCGCGTGGCCGAGGAGGAAGTGGAGGAACTGGTGGGCCTGCCCGAGGCCGAGGACCGCCTGGCCCTGGAAGAGGGCGTGGAAGAGGAGGCCCTGGACCTGCAGCGCAGGCTGGAGAACGCCAAGGCCCAGGCCCTGCAGCTCTCCGAACAGGATATGGACCAGGCGGTGGCCGTCCTCAAGAACTGGCTCAAGCAGGAGGCGGCGTAA
- the fliE gene encoding flagellar hook-basal body complex protein FliE, translating into MAVTPIGNAALKAYQQVAQDRQQKMQQVQSQVQKTEQQPRSFSETVTDSLKEVNEQQFKGVDMVENFATGKNTNVHEVMISLQKAGVAMSMTSAVRNKVMTAYKEIMRMSL; encoded by the coding sequence ATGGCAGTAACCCCCATCGGCAACGCCGCGCTCAAGGCCTACCAGCAGGTGGCCCAGGACCGGCAGCAGAAGATGCAGCAGGTCCAGTCCCAGGTCCAGAAGACCGAGCAACAGCCCCGTTCCTTTTCCGAGACGGTCACGGACTCCCTCAAGGAAGTCAACGAGCAGCAGTTCAAGGGCGTGGACATGGTGGAGAACTTCGCCACAGGCAAGAACACCAACGTGCATGAAGTGATGATCAGCCTGCAGAAGGCCGGGGTGGCCATGAGCATGACCTCGGCCGTGCGCAACAAGGTCATGACCGCCTACAAGGAAATCATGCGCATGTCCCTGTAG
- the flgC gene encoding flagellar basal body rod protein FlgC translates to MDFMSALDVAASGLSAERSYLNIISMNLANINTTRTPEGTPYVRKSLNFESTDVYSPFSKEMWDANNRELQGVKVSGVVEDQRPFKEVHDPGHPDANEEGYVLFPDINVVEEMANMITAMRSYEASAASIEAAKQMYGKAVLIGQG, encoded by the coding sequence ATGGACTTCATGAGCGCACTGGACGTGGCCGCCTCGGGTCTTTCCGCCGAGCGCAGCTACCTGAACATCATTTCCATGAACCTGGCCAACATCAACACCACGCGCACGCCCGAGGGCACGCCCTACGTGCGCAAGTCCCTCAACTTCGAGAGCACCGACGTCTACTCACCCTTCTCCAAGGAGATGTGGGACGCCAACAACCGCGAGCTGCAGGGCGTCAAGGTTTCCGGCGTGGTGGAGGACCAGCGTCCCTTCAAGGAAGTCCACGACCCGGGCCACCCCGACGCCAACGAGGAGGGCTACGTGCTCTTCCCGGACATCAACGTGGTGGAGGAGATGGCCAACATGATCACGGCCATGCGGTCGTACGAGGCCAGCGCCGCCTCCATCGAGGCCGCCAAGCAGATGTACGGCAAGGCCGTGCTCATCGGACAGGGATAA
- the flgB gene encoding flagellar basal body rod protein FlgB, with amino-acid sequence MKLFTPYMNLMHKAMDLRLERQNLVMGNLANITTPGYQPREIHFEKELQNALNQDAQGRMTRTNGEHMPSKFDPTSFDAAVDKGFDVRVTHGEDQVDLDKEMATMQKNAMQYNTLATLMKKHFDGLTKIIMDGSK; translated from the coding sequence ATGAAGCTTTTCACGCCCTACATGAACCTCATGCACAAGGCCATGGACCTGAGGCTGGAGCGTCAAAACCTCGTCATGGGCAACCTGGCCAACATCACCACCCCAGGCTACCAGCCCAGGGAGATCCATTTCGAGAAGGAGCTGCAGAACGCGCTCAACCAGGACGCCCAGGGAAGGATGACGCGCACCAACGGCGAACACATGCCCTCCAAGTTCGACCCCACCTCCTTCGACGCCGCGGTGGACAAGGGCTTCGACGTGCGCGTGACCCACGGCGAGGACCAAGTGGACCTGGATAAGGAGATGGCCACCATGCAGAAGAACGCCATGCAGTACAACACCCTGGCCACACTCATGAAAAAACATTTCGACGGCCTGACCAAAATCATCATGGACGGGAGCAAGTAA